AACAAGATAAAGGTATCACATGAAGAACCAGGTAAATATGTTGTAGGTCTTGGGAGATAGTATTGAGCTCTATAGAGCTAGACCATATAATATATGCAACTATACCATATAAAGGCTATGGAGTACGTGCATGGTCTTCAAAAGATAAGCTAGAGAACTTTAGACAAGCATTCCAGGAATGGTATGCACCATTTGAACAAAACACAATTAGACCTGGATACGAAGCTAGAGTTCTCATTAAAACCTCGATAGATGAGATATATCTCGCAAGGATATTCACTAAGGAGAAAATGGATGAGAAGGGGAGAACAAGTATTGTAAGCCACATAGTCGAGATACCCATAGAGCTCCTAAGACAAGGACTACCTCTAGAAGTTGTAGATAGTGAGATGACTAGATATACAATGTCATCCATAGGTATAGGTGAGGTACCAAAGATAAGAATTGTATGGGAGAAACAAAGCGAGGATCCAGATATAAGATATCTAAAGGAACATGTAGATGAAACTACAGCTAGAAAAATACTAGAAGGCTTCTCAAAACCCAAACCAAGAATAGTCATAATATATAAACGCGACTATTGGGAAAGAATAAGAATGGTATATGCAATAACAAAACTTCTAATAGAAGCAAACATCAAGATATTCTCAATATTTAGCGATACACCACCAGACCACATAATAAGAATATTCCATGCACCAACCATAGTAACAAACATAATGCCAAGAATAAGACCAAGTGAAGATTGGACAGTAATAAACATAAAGACTGGTGAGAAGGGAGCAGAACACACAGACATAGACTCAGTACTTAGAAAGATCTATAGAGAGCATCAGTAACAGATAGATTCAAAAGAGACTTCAGCACAACCTCAGCTAAACCCCAGACCAAGATAATAAACAAACCATTTAACCACACCCATTCCTCGCCCCCACACCATCCATGATACTAGAAAACCCACAAGAAATACTTATGATAATACATACCTTCACAACATCTCAACAAAAACATAAGGGTTTTAAGAAGCCTGTGTAAAGCTTAAAGTAATTGAAGTAATAATAAAATTTATTAAGGACTATATCTGGAGAATTAAATGAAGCTTGGTGGATTACTATGCAGAGACTGCTAAACATCTGTATAACTATTCTAGCTCTACTCCTATTGATACATCTAGCCTCCATACATGTCTTAGCCAAGATATACACAGGACCTCCATATATATCTTCTCTGTGGAGATTTGTACATGATTACCTCGACTATGTCTACAGCATTGCATGGTCTCCAGATGGAAGTAGGTTGGCGGCGGGTGGAAGTGGTGGAAGTATAGTCGTACTCTCAGCGGATGGAAAGGCTGTATGGGGGCCAAAAAAGATTGTAACATCTGATATACTTGCGATTGCTTGGTCCCCCGACGGCTCCAGAATCGCTGTGGGGGCTGGATACGGCTATATCGTTGCGGTCTCAGCTGATAGAGGCGAAGTCCTGTGGCAGATAAGCTTAGCACAACAGACAACATGTGGAAGCCCCTCTGTGGTGAGTGTTACGTGGACTTCAAATCGCATAATAGCTGTTACAAAATCTGCGAGCTGCACCATACTGATAATATCCCCAGACGGAGACATCCTCTGGATATGGAGCCTTGGAGACTACAGCGATAAAATAAAGTGGTCCGGCGTTTACAGGGCTTCGATATCGCCTAAAGGCACAGAAGTAGCTCTAGTTTCTGGTGACAATTACTACATTACGGTATTCTCGTTGACTCAGGGCAAAGTGGTTTGGGAGAACAAGCAGTGCTTCTCCACAGAAGTGTACGGTGCTCGAGACTGTAAGCTAATATATGCCCTCGCATGGTCACCCGATGGAAGTAGGATCGCTGTCGGTCTCAGCGATGGATCTGTTACAGTGGTCAACACATCTGATGGCAGAATGCTGTGGAGGAGAGAAGGTGTTTTCAGTCCCCCATCAATCTCCTGGTATTACTGGTACCTTATAGATTGGTCTCCCGATGGATCAAAAATTGTTGTACGTGGATTTGATGTAGTGGTAGCTTCGTTGGTAAGTGGCGAAGTGCTGTGGCGGTACTCCATTTCTCCAATTAGTATCGCCTGGTCACCTACTGGCGACGCTATAGCTGTCGGAGGTAGCGACTATGTGTATCTCTTCCCCGTGGGGAACTATACACTCATCTACATAAATGCTCCCTACGCTAAAACCAGGGTTGTCGTCTCCGACGGTATGAACACCTCTTCAGC
Above is a genomic segment from Ignisphaera aggregans DSM 17230 containing:
- a CDS encoding hypothetical protein (InterPro IPR005479), with protein sequence MSSIELDHIIYATIPYKGYGVRAWSSKDKLENFRQAFQEWYAPFEQNTIRPGYEARVLIKTSIDEIYLARIFTKEKMDEKGRTSIVSHIVEIPIELLRQGLPLEVVDSEMTRYTMSSIGIGEVPKIRIVWEKQSEDPDIRYLKEHVDETTARKILEGFSKPKPRIVIIYKRDYWERIRMVYAITKLLIEANIKIFSIFSDTPPDHIIRIFHAPTIVTNIMPRIRPSEDWTVINIKTGEKGAEHTDIDSVLRKIYREHQ